Proteins from one Fibrobacter sp. UWR3 genomic window:
- the trmFO gene encoding methylenetetrahydrofolate--tRNA-(uracil(54)-C(5))-methyltransferase (FADH(2)-oxidizing) TrmFO yields the protein MTYKVRVIGGGLAGCEAALQLASRGFKVDLYEMRPVKNTPAHKDGHLAQLVCSNSFKALGVTSAHGLLKQELTMLGSFLLDSAREAAVPAGDSLTVNRDIFSESVEKKIAESPNITLHREEVTSLEGDSPTLVAAGPLASDALADDIFKRLGSERLHFFDAIAPVVETDSIDFDHAFYMNRWEKGETADFINCPLDKETYAEFVRKLCEAEAVEPRPFEKNELFEGCLPVEEMARRGYETLRHGPMRPIGLGLGNNGHLWYAVIQLRAENKQKTLFNMVGFQTRLKWGTQKEIFTMVPALRNARFARLGCMHRNTFIESPKFLDATLRLRPDLPCAQGIPPTWFAGQITGSEGYTEAVATGWYAAWNMAQTILHGHADPLPNESCIASLMNRLVEENEDFQPMNFNFGLLPNHEGLKKKNKKEILAARAEQAVRQWIAERKF from the coding sequence ATGACCTATAAAGTTCGTGTCATAGGTGGTGGTCTTGCAGGTTGCGAGGCGGCTTTGCAGTTGGCGAGCCGTGGTTTCAAGGTAGACCTGTACGAGATGCGCCCGGTCAAGAACACTCCCGCCCACAAGGACGGCCACCTGGCGCAGTTAGTTTGTTCCAACAGCTTTAAGGCGCTGGGCGTCACGAGCGCACACGGGCTTTTAAAACAGGAACTCACGATGCTCGGGAGCTTTCTGCTGGATAGCGCCCGTGAGGCGGCCGTACCCGCAGGCGATTCCTTGACCGTGAACCGCGATATCTTCAGCGAATCTGTGGAAAAAAAGATTGCGGAAAGCCCGAATATCACGCTCCACCGCGAAGAAGTCACGAGCCTTGAAGGCGACAGCCCTACCCTCGTTGCGGCGGGGCCGCTGGCCAGCGACGCGCTCGCCGACGATATCTTCAAGCGCCTGGGGAGCGAGCGCCTCCATTTCTTCGACGCCATCGCCCCTGTGGTAGAGACCGACAGTATCGACTTTGACCACGCCTTCTACATGAACCGCTGGGAAAAGGGCGAAACGGCGGACTTTATCAACTGCCCGCTGGACAAGGAAACCTACGCCGAGTTTGTACGCAAGCTGTGCGAAGCCGAAGCCGTGGAGCCGCGCCCCTTCGAGAAGAACGAACTGTTCGAGGGCTGCCTGCCCGTCGAAGAAATGGCCCGCCGCGGTTACGAGACGCTCCGTCACGGCCCCATGCGCCCCATCGGGCTTGGCTTGGGCAATAACGGTCACCTGTGGTACGCGGTAATCCAGCTCCGCGCCGAAAACAAGCAGAAGACGCTCTTTAACATGGTGGGTTTCCAGACGCGCCTCAAGTGGGGCACGCAAAAGGAAATCTTCACGATGGTTCCCGCCCTCCGGAACGCCCGTTTTGCCCGCCTCGGCTGCATGCACCGCAACACGTTTATCGAATCGCCCAAGTTCCTGGACGCGACCTTGCGCTTGCGCCCAGACCTCCCCTGCGCCCAGGGAATCCCACCCACATGGTTTGCGGGCCAGATTACCGGCAGTGAAGGCTATACCGAGGCGGTCGCCACCGGCTGGTACGCCGCCTGGAACATGGCGCAGACAATCCTGCACGGGCATGCCGACCCGCTCCCGAACGAGAGCTGCATCGCATCGCTCATGAACCGCCTTGTGGAAGAAAACGAGGATTTCCAGCCCATGAACTTCAATTTCGGGCTCCTCCCCAACCACGAAGGCCTCAAGAAAAAGAACAAGAAAGAAATCCTCGCTGCACGAGCCGAGCAGGCCGTCCGCCAGTGGATTGCCGAACGCAAGTTTTAA
- the leuB gene encoding 3-isopropylmalate dehydrogenase — protein MSKNYKIAVLPGDGIGPEVMKEAVRVLDVVSKKFGFDVNAEWANVGGAAYDESGSPLPESTLKLGEASDCILFGSVGGPKWEHLPPNLQPERGALLPLRKHFKLFCNLRPARVYKELAGACPLRADIVGDGFNILTVRELTGDVYFGQPKGREGVSGSKEEIGFDTMKYSRYEVERIARFAFDAAMLRNKKVASIDKANVLTTSVLWREVVNEVIKDYPELTLEHLYVDNAAMQLLKRPREFDVLLCPNLFGDILTDECAMLTGSMGLLPSASIAEGSFGLYEPAGGSAPDIAGKGIANPLAQILSVALMLRYTFKEEEAAKAIEAACEKVIAQGFRTGDIYQEGCTKVGTTGMGDAIIKALA, from the coding sequence ATGAGCAAGAATTACAAGATTGCAGTGCTTCCGGGCGACGGTATCGGCCCTGAAGTCATGAAAGAAGCTGTCCGCGTGCTGGACGTGGTTTCCAAGAAGTTCGGTTTCGACGTGAACGCCGAATGGGCAAACGTCGGTGGTGCCGCCTACGACGAAAGCGGTTCTCCGCTTCCGGAAAGCACCCTCAAGCTGGGCGAAGCTTCTGACTGTATTCTTTTCGGTTCCGTGGGTGGCCCGAAGTGGGAACACCTCCCCCCGAACCTGCAGCCGGAACGCGGTGCACTTCTGCCGCTCCGTAAGCACTTCAAGCTTTTCTGCAACCTCCGCCCGGCCCGTGTGTACAAGGAACTCGCAGGCGCTTGCCCGCTCCGTGCCGACATCGTGGGCGACGGTTTCAACATCCTCACGGTCCGCGAACTGACGGGTGACGTTTACTTTGGCCAGCCGAAGGGCCGCGAAGGCGTTTCGGGCTCCAAGGAAGAAATCGGTTTCGACACCATGAAGTACAGCCGCTACGAAGTCGAACGCATTGCCCGCTTCGCCTTTGACGCCGCCATGCTCCGCAACAAGAAGGTTGCCAGCATCGACAAGGCCAACGTGCTCACCACCAGCGTGCTCTGGCGCGAAGTCGTGAACGAAGTCATCAAGGACTATCCGGAACTGACTCTCGAACACCTCTACGTGGACAACGCTGCCATGCAGCTCCTGAAGCGCCCGCGTGAATTCGACGTGCTGCTCTGCCCGAACCTCTTCGGCGACATCCTCACCGACGAATGCGCAATGCTCACCGGTTCCATGGGCCTCCTCCCGTCCGCTTCTATCGCCGAAGGGAGCTTCGGTCTGTACGAACCGGCCGGTGGTTCCGCTCCGGACATCGCTGGCAAGGGTATCGCAAACCCGCTGGCCCAGATCCTCTCCGTGGCATTGATGCTCCGCTACACCTTCAAGGAAGAAGAAGCGGCCAAGGCTATCGAAGCCGCTTGCGAAAAGGTCATCGCTCAGGGCTTCCGCACTGGCGACATCTACCAGGAAGGCTGCACCAAGGTCGGTACCACTGGTATGGGTGATGCGATTATCAAGGCGCTCGCTTAA
- a CDS encoding NifU family protein, whose amino-acid sequence MSEELCANLSSKVQEIAKAPKYRGAIFQIEADEKGLALVDAKESSLKVYLMVDPECDKILETRFFTYGGPIFTALADTFCKKIQMVTIEEACAITAESLEQELRDNPDSPAIPANAPEIGQMNTLIKKVLEAYPEKKATAILVREKMERIKYRTQTAEGRAEADAEWNALAKHEKIEKIEAWLHQSVRGMLQGDGGDVEILDLTEDNRLKIRYQGACAGCGSAMGGTLFYIEDELKNNVYYNLIVEPEDPLDNIQPNPNLPGLDDNNPPASLF is encoded by the coding sequence ATGAGTGAAGAATTGTGCGCGAACCTCTCCAGCAAGGTTCAAGAGATTGCAAAGGCCCCCAAGTACCGCGGGGCAATTTTCCAGATTGAAGCCGACGAGAAGGGGCTTGCCCTTGTTGACGCGAAGGAATCGAGCCTGAAGGTCTACCTGATGGTTGACCCCGAATGCGACAAGATTCTGGAAACGCGCTTCTTCACATACGGCGGCCCCATATTTACCGCCCTCGCCGATACATTCTGCAAGAAAATCCAGATGGTGACTATCGAGGAAGCGTGCGCGATTACCGCCGAGAGCCTGGAACAAGAACTCCGCGATAACCCCGACTCCCCCGCCATTCCGGCAAATGCGCCCGAGATTGGCCAGATGAACACGCTTATCAAGAAGGTCCTGGAAGCCTACCCCGAAAAGAAGGCGACCGCCATCTTGGTGCGCGAGAAGATGGAGCGTATCAAGTACCGCACGCAGACCGCCGAAGGCCGCGCCGAAGCCGACGCCGAATGGAATGCGCTCGCGAAGCACGAGAAAATCGAGAAGATCGAGGCCTGGCTCCACCAGTCCGTGCGCGGCATGCTGCAGGGCGACGGCGGAGACGTGGAAATACTCGACCTCACGGAAGACAACCGCCTCAAGATTCGTTACCAGGGGGCGTGTGCGGGCTGCGGTTCTGCAATGGGTGGCACGCTGTTCTACATCGAGGACGAACTCAAGAACAACGTGTACTACAACCTGATTGTGGAACCCGAGGACCCGCTCGACAACATCCAGCCGAACCCGAACCTCCCCGGCCTCGACGACAACAATCCTCCTGCAAGCCTTTTCTAG
- a CDS encoding sugar MFS transporter: MFLLIVIYVAFIGLGLPDTVLGAAWPLMQRDLHAPLSAAGLLSIIVSAGTIVSSLLTPKLLRQFGTGKLVFVSIALTAVASAGYGFSPAFWMMCLFAIPMGIGAGAIDVAMNNFAAIHLESKHTNWLHASWGIGACLGPALLAGSAFFGFGWRGAYELVALLLGVIAVMMLVSLPLWKRRERGDSRLQQTSSIPDISLRAALRVPGMKLSFLTFFFYSSLEISTSLWCGTYLVARGFEPEVGALAVSLMFASVMVGRILSGIFAIRFTDMRLVHAGIAIVVVGCLVLVFPLPPWVTPVCICLLGFGCAPVYPSLIHATPARFGEELSGRAISIQMAGSYLGSIMMPPAFGFVASHFSVIVWPVALAFFVGSLLLCVCLLDYVTRKRLNKAFAVERFMDVLQQVKLMDERRRSARRERRRLRRKQKRAKLAKARMR; encoded by the coding sequence TTGTTTCTCCTGATTGTCATATATGTGGCCTTTATCGGCCTCGGGCTTCCGGATACGGTTTTAGGGGCGGCCTGGCCGCTGATGCAGCGCGACCTGCATGCACCGCTTTCGGCTGCGGGCCTCCTCTCAATTATCGTGAGCGCGGGTACGATTGTTTCTAGCCTCCTCACGCCAAAACTCCTGCGCCAGTTCGGTACGGGCAAACTCGTCTTCGTGAGTATCGCGCTGACGGCTGTCGCATCCGCAGGGTACGGCTTTTCGCCTGCGTTCTGGATGATGTGCCTGTTTGCAATCCCGATGGGAATCGGTGCGGGGGCAATCGACGTCGCGATGAACAACTTTGCGGCAATCCATCTGGAATCGAAACACACGAACTGGCTGCATGCGAGCTGGGGAATCGGCGCGTGCCTTGGCCCCGCGCTGCTTGCGGGTTCTGCCTTCTTCGGGTTCGGCTGGCGCGGCGCTTACGAACTGGTGGCATTGTTGCTCGGCGTCATCGCGGTCATGATGCTTGTTTCGCTCCCGCTTTGGAAGCGGAGGGAGCGAGGCGATTCCCGCCTGCAACAAACATCCAGTATTCCCGATATCTCATTGCGGGCCGCCTTGCGCGTCCCAGGAATGAAACTCTCGTTCCTGACGTTCTTCTTCTATTCTTCGCTTGAGATATCGACGAGCCTCTGGTGCGGTACGTACCTGGTAGCCCGCGGTTTCGAACCCGAGGTGGGCGCGCTCGCCGTTTCGCTCATGTTCGCTTCCGTAATGGTAGGGCGCATCCTCAGCGGTATTTTCGCCATCCGGTTTACCGACATGCGCCTTGTGCATGCGGGTATCGCGATTGTCGTTGTCGGCTGCCTTGTCCTCGTATTCCCGCTCCCGCCGTGGGTCACGCCGGTTTGCATCTGCCTGCTTGGTTTCGGGTGCGCTCCCGTTTACCCGTCGCTTATCCATGCCACTCCTGCGCGGTTCGGTGAAGAACTTTCGGGGCGTGCCATCAGCATACAGATGGCGGGTTCGTATCTGGGTTCCATCATGATGCCGCCAGCATTCGGGTTTGTTGCGAGCCATTTTTCAGTGATTGTATGGCCTGTGGCTCTTGCCTTTTTTGTGGGTTCGCTTCTGCTGTGTGTGTGCCTGCTCGATTACGTGACACGCAAGAGGCTCAATAAGGCTTTCGCTGTCGAACGCTTCATGGATGTTCTGCAGCAGGTGAAGTTGATGGATGAGCGGCGCCGTAGTGCACGCCGCGAACGCCGCAGGCTCCGCCGAAAACAAAAGCGTGCTAAGCTCGCGAAGGCCCGCATGCGGTAA
- a CDS encoding energy transducer TonB — MLDFLAKYFRFPVAFVLSFAVSAVFFLAVPVLNALFFDRGVKTEKELDTVTEVEVLVSEKKPEVKQKVIRTIVNPNPFKISSNMGVSRSQNFQMDLSLARGAAGDGVAVGTGSMENVVYEAGEVDEQAQVLKEVQPKFPERAKKLGISGYVKVMVVIDVYGDVAQANVMSLDPPGYGFENEALKAVRQWKFSPAQLGGYPVAQKATKEFRFVK; from the coding sequence GGTTCCCGGTGGCATTCGTGCTCTCCTTTGCGGTGAGCGCGGTGTTCTTCCTTGCCGTGCCGGTGCTGAACGCGCTGTTCTTCGACAGGGGCGTAAAGACGGAGAAGGAACTCGACACCGTGACGGAAGTCGAGGTGCTCGTGAGCGAGAAAAAGCCCGAGGTGAAGCAGAAGGTTATACGCACTATCGTGAACCCGAACCCGTTCAAGATTTCCTCGAACATGGGTGTAAGCCGCAGCCAGAATTTCCAGATGGACCTTTCGCTTGCGCGCGGTGCAGCAGGCGACGGAGTCGCCGTGGGTACGGGCTCGATGGAAAACGTCGTGTACGAAGCGGGCGAGGTGGACGAACAGGCCCAGGTTCTTAAGGAAGTTCAGCCGAAGTTCCCCGAACGCGCAAAAAAACTCGGCATTTCGGGCTACGTGAAGGTAATGGTTGTCATCGACGTGTATGGCGACGTGGCGCAGGCGAACGTGATGAGCCTCGACCCGCCGGGTTACGGCTTCGAGAACGAGGCCCTGAAGGCAGTTCGCCAGTGGAAGTTCAGCCCCGCACAGCTAGGCGGATATCCCGTGGCACAGAAGGCCACAAAGGAGTTCCGCTTTGTCAAATAG
- a CDS encoding tyrosine recombinase produces MSLNSNRVDAYLAFLGVERNLSPATIQSYQEDLRHFVGWLDEIGLDLKALTPEKLDEFLTLTAGQVEYSPTSIARHFSSLRGFLKYMQKEGEYDYSTESMLERPKLGHYLPQYLTREEVNSVFESAANGKNPLRDTALFELMYSAGLRISETLGIKLSQLDLENEWLTPIGKGNKQRLVPLGSKAKENLKAWIEDGRPLTHPTTDNVILNSRGKPMTRMGAWKIVQQHTAHLSKQVSPHTFRHSFATHCLEAGMDLRVLQELLGHADISTTQIYTHIDKEFIKQEHRAHHPRENGSITSG; encoded by the coding sequence ATGAGCCTCAATTCGAACCGTGTAGATGCTTATCTGGCGTTTTTGGGGGTGGAACGGAACCTTTCGCCGGCCACCATCCAGAGCTATCAGGAGGATTTGCGGCATTTTGTGGGCTGGCTCGACGAAATCGGGCTCGATTTGAAGGCCCTGACCCCCGAAAAGCTGGACGAATTCCTGACGCTCACCGCCGGGCAGGTGGAATACTCCCCCACGTCCATCGCGAGGCATTTTTCGAGCCTGCGCGGGTTCCTCAAGTACATGCAGAAGGAGGGCGAGTACGACTACAGCACCGAATCGATGCTCGAACGCCCGAAACTCGGGCACTACCTCCCCCAGTACCTCACCCGCGAGGAGGTCAACAGCGTGTTCGAGAGTGCGGCAAACGGCAAGAACCCGCTGAGGGATACGGCGCTTTTCGAACTCATGTACAGCGCGGGGCTACGCATCTCGGAGACCCTCGGAATAAAACTATCGCAGCTGGACCTGGAAAACGAATGGCTTACTCCCATCGGGAAAGGCAACAAGCAACGTCTGGTGCCCCTCGGGAGCAAGGCGAAAGAAAACCTGAAAGCCTGGATTGAGGATGGCCGCCCCCTCACCCACCCGACTACGGACAACGTTATATTGAATTCCCGCGGCAAGCCCATGACCCGTATGGGGGCTTGGAAAATCGTGCAACAGCACACGGCCCACCTGAGCAAGCAGGTTTCGCCGCACACCTTCCGGCACAGCTTTGCCACGCACTGCCTGGAGGCGGGCATGGACCTGCGCGTGCTGCAGGAACTGCTAGGCCACGCCGACATCAGTACGACGCAAATTTATACGCACATCGATAAGGAATTCATCAAGCAGGAACACCGTGCGCATCATCCGCGTGAAAATGGCTCCATTACCTCTGGATAA
- a CDS encoding cellulase family glycosylhydrolase: protein MKKILAILGMAAVSAMAISASRVGPVSTYGELKANGGKLSGTCPQYQNSAVQVKGMSLFWSSGADSSTVFYSEKAVNAMVKQMNIEVIRFAMGVTKEKFEDQGRGYLSSEQGAILQKGYLKNVVNAAIDNDIYVIIDWHIESANGNTSEAAKFFEYAAKEYGSYNNVIFEVWNEPVGADMGTVASHANTVIAAIRKYSDNLVLVGSPEWSSHPEQCATAGIQDSKKNFGCTLHFYAATHQTDNGGYNDRAAQAMSNGVPVFATEWGTVSADGNGSPNQSASQAWINWMNQNNVSWANWSASAIKEQSAAFQNLAIDNGLTFTNSGNMVKGWMNGANGYKDCGLQNGNGSESSGFSTGVANGAKTDIIDDLEDGDRFAYTGGWWSAFADSDDDTDGRGKTSITNGKWENDFGKQVYDVLMPSSGGKNTSKYMVGIEGIKLSQGQYKYAPYVAIGLNLKRDTTEIDLSACKSISYKFKGASHNFRVETSLVRNWNFHHVNKDGSAEWKEVELTWDQFTQESWGDDAQHFSLDKGMNKVQRFAWEVKGALDVPDEANQPKYNYLYVDDVRCNGVSVTAISDNNGGNDNPTSSSSSAKSSSSKGGKSSSSGIAPASSSSIYVPPVSSSVVVAELVIIDDVEDGDEVAATTGTWYAYTDKEPGGQSSITNVYDPALPGYVVNLSATVDPTNGTAGFVGLQGIVWNQADYEEAPFVALGLNLMADTSLGANLSGCNALSYRYKGAQHVIKVQDGSVTDYAYHQLKMDSSSVWTEAIVPFEKLEQPSWTKDPKDMNFASVKKIAWEVVGYKNFDMQPAIPFLYVDDLKCVNATVGIKSIARASAQGLKLAAQGSSLNISIAKSGVVKVQVFDMTGHAVKSVSENMQAGAHAVSLENLTAGSYIVRVQAGSAVKSARITIK, encoded by the coding sequence ATGAAAAAGATTCTTGCAATTCTCGGCATGGCTGCAGTATCTGCCATGGCCATCAGTGCAAGCCGTGTTGGCCCCGTCAGCACGTACGGTGAACTCAAGGCTAACGGCGGTAAGCTCTCCGGCACTTGCCCGCAATACCAGAATTCTGCCGTGCAGGTGAAGGGCATGAGCCTTTTCTGGAGCTCGGGTGCCGATAGTTCCACGGTGTTCTATTCTGAAAAGGCCGTCAACGCGATGGTGAAGCAGATGAACATCGAAGTCATCCGCTTTGCAATGGGCGTCACCAAGGAAAAATTCGAGGACCAGGGTCGCGGATACCTGAGCAGTGAACAGGGAGCCATCTTGCAAAAGGGCTACCTCAAGAACGTGGTAAACGCAGCCATCGACAACGACATCTACGTGATTATCGACTGGCACATCGAAAGTGCTAATGGCAATACCAGCGAAGCCGCCAAGTTTTTCGAATATGCCGCTAAGGAATATGGTTCCTACAACAACGTGATTTTCGAAGTGTGGAACGAACCTGTTGGTGCCGACATGGGTACAGTCGCTTCTCACGCGAACACCGTGATTGCCGCTATCCGTAAGTACTCCGATAACCTCGTGCTCGTGGGTAGCCCGGAATGGTCCAGCCATCCGGAACAGTGCGCTACGGCAGGCATTCAGGATAGCAAGAAAAACTTCGGTTGCACGCTCCACTTCTATGCAGCAACGCACCAGACGGATAACGGCGGCTACAATGACCGTGCCGCTCAGGCTATGTCTAATGGCGTTCCCGTGTTCGCTACGGAATGGGGTACGGTCAGCGCCGACGGTAACGGCTCTCCGAACCAGAGTGCGAGCCAGGCATGGATTAACTGGATGAACCAGAACAATGTTTCTTGGGCGAACTGGTCTGCTTCCGCCATCAAGGAACAGTCCGCTGCATTCCAGAACCTTGCAATCGACAACGGCCTTACCTTTACGAATTCCGGCAACATGGTCAAGGGCTGGATGAACGGTGCGAATGGTTACAAGGATTGCGGTCTCCAGAATGGTAACGGCAGCGAAAGCAGCGGTTTTTCGACCGGTGTTGCAAACGGAGCCAAGACCGATATCATTGACGACCTCGAAGACGGTGACCGCTTTGCCTACACGGGTGGATGGTGGTCCGCATTCGCCGATTCCGACGATGACACGGACGGACGCGGCAAGACGAGCATTACCAATGGCAAGTGGGAAAATGACTTCGGCAAGCAGGTCTACGATGTGTTGATGCCGTCTAGCGGCGGCAAGAATACCTCCAAGTACATGGTCGGCATCGAAGGAATCAAGCTTTCTCAGGGTCAGTACAAGTACGCCCCCTATGTTGCAATTGGCCTGAACCTCAAGCGCGATACGACAGAAATTGACCTTTCTGCCTGCAAGTCCATTAGCTACAAGTTTAAGGGTGCAAGCCACAACTTCCGCGTTGAAACTTCCCTTGTAAGGAACTGGAACTTCCACCACGTGAACAAGGACGGTTCTGCGGAATGGAAGGAAGTCGAACTCACTTGGGACCAGTTCACTCAGGAAAGCTGGGGCGATGACGCTCAGCACTTCAGCCTGGACAAGGGCATGAACAAGGTGCAGCGCTTCGCCTGGGAAGTCAAGGGCGCTCTCGATGTTCCTGATGAAGCGAACCAGCCGAAGTACAACTACCTCTATGTCGATGACGTGCGCTGCAACGGCGTGAGCGTCACGGCTATCTCCGACAATAACGGTGGTAATGACAATCCGACATCTTCCTCTTCTTCTGCAAAGTCCAGTTCCAGCAAGGGTGGTAAGTCTAGCTCCAGTGGCATTGCTCCTGCCAGCTCTTCTTCCATCTATGTTCCGCCGGTATCCTCTTCTGTCGTGGTTGCCGAACTCGTCATTATCGACGATGTTGAAGATGGTGACGAAGTTGCCGCAACGACTGGAACCTGGTATGCCTACACTGATAAGGAACCGGGCGGACAATCCTCCATTACTAACGTTTATGACCCGGCCCTCCCCGGCTACGTCGTTAACCTTTCCGCAACAGTTGACCCGACCAACGGAACTGCAGGCTTTGTAGGCCTTCAGGGCATCGTGTGGAACCAGGCCGATTACGAAGAAGCTCCGTTTGTGGCTCTCGGATTGAACCTGATGGCCGATACTTCGCTCGGTGCCAACCTTTCTGGCTGCAACGCCCTTTCTTACCGTTACAAGGGTGCTCAGCACGTGATTAAGGTGCAGGACGGCTCCGTGACGGACTACGCCTACCACCAGCTCAAGATGGATTCCTCGTCTGTTTGGACGGAAGCGATTGTTCCGTTCGAAAAGCTTGAACAGCCGAGCTGGACAAAGGATCCCAAGGACATGAACTTTGCCTCAGTGAAGAAGATTGCCTGGGAAGTTGTCGGTTACAAGAACTTCGACATGCAGCCGGCAATTCCCTTCCTCTACGTGGATGACCTGAAGTGCGTGAATGCGACTGTCGGCATCAAGTCCATCGCTCGCGCTTCTGCACAGGGCCTCAAGCTTGCCGCTCAGGGTTCTTCGCTCAATATCTCTATTGCGAAGTCCGGCGTCGTGAAGGTCCAGGTGTTCGACATGACCGGCCACGCCGTCAAGAGCGTCTCCGAGAACATGCAGGCTGGTGCCCACGCGGTTTCTCTCGAGAACCTGACGGCTGGCAGCTATATCGTCCGCGTGCAGGCTGGCAGCGCAGTCAAGTCCGCCCGCATTACGATCAAGTAA
- a CDS encoding IMP cyclohydrolase, protein MSEELVLKFVDPVPMRYGENSHQSAVFYRDPTCTEASLATAKQLWGKELSYNNIVDADAALEMAREFSDDNAVVIVKHMNPCGLATGKTLRNAMEAAWEGDPVSAFGSVIAVTKKVDLKTAEFLKGKFVEILLAPAFDKDALEFLKNKSKDIRLLEVGKIKKATRCKVYKHVIGGMLVQDRDVDVYEKFECVTKKKFAKNKEALARFTWIVTKHTKSNAIVMGYEYARGYFQVIGLGPGQPNRIDSNLRLCQPRVRDNVARMKAAQKFFNEKGKCIDKAGLKALEKKVFSEVVMGSDAFFPFPDNVEAAAKAGVQYIVQPGGSKKDNLSIEACDKLGVAMVFTGMRHFRH, encoded by the coding sequence ATGTCCGAAGAACTCGTTTTGAAATTCGTTGACCCCGTGCCGATGCGCTACGGTGAAAACTCCCACCAGTCCGCAGTGTTCTACCGCGACCCGACCTGCACCGAAGCAAGCCTCGCCACCGCAAAGCAGCTCTGGGGTAAGGAACTTTCTTACAACAACATCGTGGATGCCGACGCCGCCCTGGAAATGGCCCGCGAATTCAGCGACGACAATGCGGTCGTTATCGTGAAGCACATGAACCCGTGCGGACTCGCTACCGGCAAGACGCTGCGCAACGCCATGGAAGCCGCCTGGGAAGGCGACCCGGTGTCGGCCTTCGGTTCCGTGATTGCCGTAACCAAGAAGGTGGACCTGAAAACCGCCGAATTCCTGAAGGGCAAGTTCGTTGAAATCCTTCTCGCCCCGGCATTCGACAAGGACGCTCTGGAATTTTTGAAGAACAAGTCCAAGGACATTCGTCTCCTTGAAGTTGGCAAGATCAAGAAGGCAACCCGCTGCAAGGTCTATAAGCACGTGATCGGTGGCATGCTGGTTCAGGACCGCGACGTGGACGTTTACGAAAAGTTCGAATGCGTCACCAAGAAGAAGTTCGCAAAGAACAAGGAAGCACTCGCCCGCTTTACCTGGATCGTGACCAAGCACACCAAGTCAAACGCCATCGTCATGGGTTATGAATACGCCCGCGGCTACTTCCAGGTCATCGGCCTTGGCCCCGGCCAGCCGAACCGCATCGACTCTAACCTCCGCCTCTGCCAGCCCCGCGTCCGTGACAACGTCGCCCGCATGAAGGCAGCCCAGAAGTTCTTCAACGAAAAGGGCAAGTGCATCGACAAGGCCGGTCTCAAGGCTCTGGAAAAGAAGGTGTTCAGCGAAGTCGTGATGGGCTCCGACGCCTTCTTCCCGTTCCCGGACAACGTGGAAGCCGCTGCCAAGGCTGGCGTCCAGTACATCGTGCAACCGGGTGGTTCCAAGAAGGACAACCTCTCCATCGAAGCTTGCGACAAGCTTGGCGTGGCCATGGTGTTCACCGGCATGAGGCACTTCCGCCACTAA
- a CDS encoding lipopolysaccharide assembly protein LapB: protein MADAQTGKRCLSLVLFFFIFVAYSFAAEDYFFKANELYDQGKYKEAVPLYRAAIDEGRYEPFAWFNLGNALVQLDRKQVAMVAYKRTVELLPNFEKAWMLLGDLYYLADSPGDAIAAYRRAIELGVESDHVHFALAECYLKGRDWTLAQKNFERALQLNPDRMDAWYGLAEVYEKLGDYEYAIKTLQNALQMTATAGADVHFTMAYYYRSMDSTRQSLNEMENGLLMDPENVSARRYLAQMYVQNNSPWMAIFTLEEGLRHNKGKGDLNLDLGQIYFNQKRYDEAFECYMKAWLAGSSQGRIGAENVGHVFSNAGDTEKAESLYKRIREKK from the coding sequence TTGGCCGACGCGCAGACGGGTAAGAGATGTTTATCTCTGGTTTTATTCTTCTTTATTTTTGTTGCTTATAGTTTCGCGGCGGAGGATTATTTCTTCAAGGCGAACGAGCTTTACGACCAAGGGAAGTACAAGGAAGCGGTGCCGCTCTACCGCGCGGCGATTGACGAGGGCCGTTACGAGCCTTTCGCATGGTTCAACTTGGGCAACGCGCTGGTGCAACTCGACCGCAAGCAGGTCGCGATGGTCGCCTACAAGCGCACCGTAGAACTCCTGCCGAATTTCGAGAAGGCCTGGATGTTGCTCGGTGACCTCTACTACCTCGCAGATTCTCCAGGCGATGCGATTGCGGCATACCGGCGCGCCATAGAACTCGGGGTGGAATCGGACCACGTGCACTTTGCGCTTGCCGAATGTTACCTGAAGGGCCGCGACTGGACGCTTGCGCAGAAGAACTTCGAGCGGGCGCTGCAGCTGAACCCCGACCGCATGGATGCCTGGTACGGGCTTGCCGAAGTCTACGAGAAGCTGGGCGACTACGAGTATGCCATCAAGACGCTCCAGAATGCGCTCCAGATGACGGCTACCGCGGGTGCCGACGTGCATTTCACGATGGCGTATTATTACCGCAGCATGGATTCCACGCGCCAGTCCCTGAACGAGATGGAGAACGGCCTGCTGATGGACCCCGAGAACGTTTCGGCCCGCCGCTACCTCGCGCAGATGTACGTGCAGAACAATTCCCCGTGGATGGCAATCTTCACGCTGGAAGAAGGCCTGCGGCACAACAAGGGCAAGGGCGACCTCAATTTGGATTTGGGGCAGATTTACTTTAACCAGAAGCGCTACGACGAAGCGTTCGAATGCTACATGAAGGCCTGGCTTGCGGGCAGTTCACAGGGCCGCATCGGTGCCGAGAACGTGGGCCACGTGTTCTCGAACGCGGGCGATACCGAGAAGGCCGAAAGCCTGTACAAGCGGATTCGGGAAAAGAAGTAG